From a region of the Prevotella melaninogenica genome:
- a CDS encoding SufE family protein, giving the protein MTINEAQDAVISEFEDFTDWMDKYQMLIDLGNELEPLEEQYKNEQNLIDGCQSRVWLQCDNVDDKLIFTADSDALITKGIIALLIRVLSNHTPQEIIDADLYFIDKIGLRQHLSPTRSNGLLSMVTKIKAYAVGFSLQ; this is encoded by the coding sequence ATGACAATAAACGAAGCACAAGATGCGGTAATTAGTGAGTTCGAGGACTTCACTGATTGGATGGATAAATACCAAATGCTCATTGACTTGGGTAACGAGTTGGAGCCATTAGAGGAGCAGTATAAGAACGAACAGAACCTCATTGATGGTTGTCAGAGCCGTGTATGGCTGCAGTGTGACAATGTTGATGATAAACTTATCTTCACTGCTGACTCTGATGCACTCATCACAAAGGGTATCATTGCCCTTCTGATACGTGTGTTAAGCAACCATACTCCACAAGAGATTATTGATGCCGACCTGTATTTCATTGATAAGATAGGTCTCCGCCAGCATCTCTCACCTACACGTAGCAACGGCTTGCTATCCATGGTGACAAAGATTAAGGCGTATGCTGTAGGGTTTAGTTTGCAGTAA
- the trhA gene encoding PAQR family membrane homeostasis protein TrhA: protein MRRKIFFSHKEELWNSWSHSGGIVLGVVFGTIFLVWCSKERSGWATAGVILYLVGMLFSYITSTVYHALSAHSVWKERLRKWDHAAIYWHIAGSYSPITLIALRNQGAWGWGLFAFVWLCAILGTISSFRKLRDHSNLETLTFIGMGLSVLVAFKPLVDALETQSLVWIFAEGVMYITGALFYSLNKRKYMHTVFHFFVLAGSICHIIAVWGILMEYL from the coding sequence GTGAGACGAAAGATATTCTTTTCACACAAAGAGGAACTATGGAACTCATGGAGTCATAGTGGAGGAATCGTACTGGGCGTAGTGTTCGGTACGATTTTCCTTGTTTGGTGCTCTAAGGAGCGGTCTGGGTGGGCAACAGCAGGTGTGATATTATATCTTGTCGGTATGCTTTTCAGTTATATCACGTCGACCGTCTATCATGCCCTCTCTGCCCATTCTGTATGGAAAGAACGGTTGCGAAAGTGGGACCATGCAGCTATCTATTGGCACATAGCAGGTTCTTATTCGCCCATAACACTGATAGCCTTGCGCAATCAAGGTGCTTGGGGCTGGGGCTTGTTTGCCTTTGTATGGCTCTGTGCGATACTTGGCACCATTTCATCCTTCCGTAAACTGCGTGACCATAGTAACTTAGAAACGTTGACATTCATTGGTATGGGGCTATCAGTATTGGTCGCTTTCAAGCCATTAGTCGATGCTTTGGAAACGCAATCGCTCGTCTGGATCTTTGCAGAAGGAGTCATGTATATCACCGGTGCACTGTTTTATTCGCTCAACAAACGTAAGTATATGCACACAGTATTCCACTTCTTCGTACTCGCAGGTAGTATTTGTCATATCATAGCCGTGTGGGGAATCCTAATGGAATACCTATGA
- a CDS encoding C1 family peptidase translates to MKKSIFIFLTCLVLVSCGQQRSRVNIPEEKFTIDLRLSTTPVKDQGSSSLCWVYGMLATLETEHIMRGDSINLSPDYVARMYLSEQANRRHLLPNKTVQKEAGITTRGMCTMALDLIQTYGLQHYDAYRHKPDMDYNVLCRKLDKGNDAEKLLDKYIGPLPNQVFMLGALYTPLEFAHSVCTDDEYVALTSFTHHPYGQRFPLEVPDNYFHNTFLNVPLDTMMNRIVQSLRVGHPVCWEGDISEPGFLFGNGFAVLKHEDKKVTAERRQASFEAHRTTDDHVMEIVGLAHDQHGRRFFLCKNSWGTANRYHGFMFLSENYVRMKTIAVVLRAI, encoded by the coding sequence ATGAAGAAAAGTATCTTTATATTCTTGACATGTTTAGTGTTAGTAAGCTGTGGGCAGCAACGGAGTAGGGTGAATATTCCAGAGGAGAAATTCACTATTGATCTGCGACTCTCTACTACTCCCGTGAAGGACCAAGGGTCGAGTTCGCTCTGCTGGGTCTATGGTATGCTTGCAACCCTTGAGACAGAGCATATCATGCGGGGTGATTCTATAAACCTAAGTCCTGACTATGTGGCACGTATGTATCTTAGTGAGCAGGCAAATCGTCGTCATTTACTTCCTAATAAGACCGTTCAGAAGGAAGCTGGTATCACAACGCGTGGCATGTGTACTATGGCACTCGACCTTATACAAACATACGGTTTGCAGCATTATGATGCCTATCGTCATAAGCCAGATATGGACTATAACGTTCTTTGTCGTAAGTTGGATAAGGGCAATGATGCGGAGAAACTATTGGATAAGTACATTGGTCCGCTACCAAATCAGGTCTTTATGTTAGGCGCATTATACACTCCATTAGAGTTTGCACATAGCGTATGCACTGATGATGAGTACGTAGCACTAACCAGTTTCACACATCATCCTTACGGACAACGCTTTCCTTTGGAAGTACCTGATAATTACTTTCATAACACTTTCCTCAATGTCCCACTCGATACGATGATGAATCGCATTGTTCAGAGTCTACGAGTAGGACATCCTGTGTGCTGGGAAGGTGACATTTCAGAGCCTGGTTTCTTATTCGGAAATGGCTTTGCTGTGTTGAAACATGAAGACAAAAAGGTGACAGCTGAGCGTCGACAGGCTTCTTTTGAAGCGCATCGTACAACCGATGACCACGTTATGGAAATCGTTGGATTGGCTCATGACCAACATGGTCGACGCTTCTTCCTCTGCAAGAATAGTTGGGGAACAGCCAATCGCTACCATGGTTTTATGTTCTTAAGTGAGAACTATGTGCGCATGAAGACCATTGCGGTGGTGCTACGAGCTATTTAA
- the rnr gene encoding ribonuclease R has translation MRKEKKSSKRLTKKQLAEKLMSFFQTQPDEIFSFKQIFHALKLTTHPAKMLAIDVMEELAWDDFLSKVGESAYTLNTKGQVQEGTFIRKANGKNTFLPEDGGTPVFVSERNSMAALNGDQVRVQFMARRQNHIKEAMVIAILQRKKDTFVGRLRVEKDIAFLVTQENLFIHDILIPKKKLKGGKTDDRALVKITKWPDADHKNLVGEVVDVLGEAGDNDVEMNTILAQYGLPYKYPKRVEDAAEKISAEITAQDYAEREDFRDVWTCTIDPRDAKDFDDALSIRKLESGLWEVGVHIADVSHYVKEGDIIDREAQQRATSVYLVDRTIPMLPERLCNFICSLRPDEEKLAFSCIFNLDDEANVKAYRIVHTVIKSNRRYAYEEAQQILEDNGVVDGTGEPAPAPGKAGYKGENAEQIITLDRLAKLIRARRMKAGSVKFDSEELHFDIDEKGKPIRCYFKRSKDANKLIEEFMLLANKTVAESVGIVKKGKKAKTLPYRVHDNPDPQKFENLREFTAKFGYKLKSASTKGATARALNKLMDEVQGKREEKVIQTIALRSMMKAKYTTHNIGHFGLAFDYYTHFTSPIRRYPDTMVHRLITRYQNGGRSANKEHYEELCEHCSDMELVAQNAERDSIKYKMVEFMSEHIGECYDAHISGIQSFGIYAEIDENHCEGMIPMRDLDDDYYDFDEKNYCLVGRRRHHVYQLGDPIRIQVAKADLERRQLDFALDDGRPLKAKQAAAEYAVNRKNDRKNSKRGSKSRRRK, from the coding sequence ATGAGGAAAGAAAAGAAAAGCAGCAAGCGATTGACCAAGAAGCAGCTTGCAGAGAAACTCATGAGTTTCTTTCAGACACAACCCGACGAGATATTTAGCTTTAAACAGATATTTCATGCACTCAAGTTGACCACTCATCCAGCCAAAATGTTGGCGATAGATGTGATGGAGGAATTGGCATGGGACGACTTCCTTTCAAAGGTTGGAGAGAGTGCTTACACGTTGAATACCAAGGGACAGGTGCAAGAAGGTACCTTTATCCGTAAGGCGAATGGTAAGAATACATTCCTTCCAGAGGATGGTGGTACACCAGTCTTTGTCTCTGAGCGTAATTCTATGGCAGCTTTGAATGGCGACCAAGTGAGAGTTCAGTTCATGGCACGCCGTCAGAATCATATAAAAGAGGCAATGGTCATCGCGATACTGCAACGGAAGAAAGACACTTTCGTTGGAAGGTTGCGGGTCGAGAAGGACATTGCCTTTCTTGTAACACAGGAGAATCTCTTTATTCACGATATTCTTATTCCTAAGAAGAAACTAAAGGGAGGAAAGACAGACGACCGTGCTTTGGTGAAGATTACCAAGTGGCCTGATGCCGATCACAAGAACCTTGTGGGCGAAGTGGTGGACGTCTTGGGTGAAGCTGGTGATAATGATGTAGAGATGAACACCATCCTTGCGCAGTATGGATTGCCTTATAAGTATCCTAAACGTGTCGAGGATGCTGCCGAGAAGATAAGTGCTGAGATTACAGCACAGGACTATGCGGAGCGTGAAGACTTCCGTGACGTATGGACTTGTACGATAGATCCACGCGACGCAAAGGACTTTGACGATGCACTTTCTATCCGAAAGTTAGAGAGTGGACTGTGGGAAGTGGGCGTACATATCGCTGACGTGTCGCATTATGTCAAAGAAGGAGATATCATTGACCGTGAAGCGCAACAGCGTGCGACGTCAGTTTATCTCGTAGACCGCACTATCCCGATGCTTCCCGAGCGTCTTTGTAACTTCATCTGTTCGCTCCGTCCAGATGAAGAGAAGCTTGCTTTCAGTTGTATCTTCAATCTTGACGATGAAGCAAACGTAAAGGCTTATCGCATTGTGCACACGGTTATCAAGTCAAATCGTCGTTATGCCTACGAAGAGGCACAGCAGATATTGGAAGACAACGGCGTTGTTGACGGTACGGGCGAGCCTGCACCAGCTCCAGGAAAGGCAGGATATAAAGGCGAGAATGCCGAACAAATCATTACACTCGACCGTCTTGCGAAGTTGATTCGTGCTCGTCGTATGAAGGCAGGAAGTGTAAAGTTTGATTCAGAAGAGCTCCACTTCGACATTGATGAGAAGGGTAAGCCAATCCGTTGTTACTTTAAGCGATCAAAGGATGCCAACAAGTTGATTGAAGAGTTTATGCTCTTGGCTAATAAGACAGTAGCAGAAAGCGTCGGAATCGTGAAGAAAGGCAAGAAAGCAAAGACCCTTCCTTATCGTGTTCATGACAATCCTGACCCACAGAAGTTTGAGAACTTGCGTGAATTTACAGCCAAGTTTGGTTATAAACTCAAGTCTGCAAGCACGAAGGGTGCTACAGCTCGGGCATTGAACAAGCTGATGGACGAGGTACAGGGTAAACGTGAAGAGAAGGTGATTCAGACGATTGCACTCCGTTCGATGATGAAGGCGAAGTATACTACGCATAACATCGGTCACTTCGGACTTGCTTTTGATTATTACACCCATTTCACTTCGCCTATTCGTCGTTATCCTGACACGATGGTTCATCGCTTGATAACACGCTATCAGAACGGTGGTCGCTCGGCTAATAAGGAACATTACGAGGAACTCTGTGAGCATTGTTCAGACATGGAACTCGTAGCACAGAATGCAGAACGTGACTCTATCAAGTATAAGATGGTTGAGTTTATGAGCGAGCATATCGGTGAATGCTATGATGCACACATATCTGGTATTCAGAGTTTCGGCATCTATGCGGAGATAGACGAGAACCATTGCGAGGGTATGATTCCAATGCGTGACCTCGATGATGACTATTACGATTTCGATGAGAAGAACTATTGTCTTGTTGGTCGTCGTCGTCACCACGTCTACCAGCTTGGTGATCCTATCCGCATACAGGTGGCTAAGGCTGATTTAGAGCGTAGACAACTCGACTTCGCACTTGATGATGGTCGCCCATTAAAGGCAAAGCAGGCTGCTGCTGAGTATGCTGTAAATAGGAAGAACGACCGAAAGAACAGCAAGCGTGGTAGCAAGAGCCGCAGAAGAAAGTAG
- a CDS encoding peptidase U32 family protein — translation MNKNTNDFEIMAPVGSRESLAAAINAGANSVYFGIGKLNMRSHSANHFTIDDLKEIAETCNAKGIQTYLTVNTVIYGEDIETMHEIIDAAKAANITAVIASDVAVMMYCRQVGVEVHLSTQLNISNIDALKFYAQFADVAVLARELNMDQVKEIHEQIIKQNICGPKGQPIRIEMFCHGAFCMAISGKCYMSLHDSNRSANRGACTQICRRSYTVTDNETGNQLEIDNKYIMSPKDLKSVRFIDKMMDAGVRVFKIEGRARGPEYVHTVVSCYKEAIESVLNGTFTEEKKDQWDKRLSTVFNRGFWDGYYQGQKMGEWTKDYGNKATEKKVLIGKVIKYFSRLGVAEVAVEANTFAKGEKLLITGNSTGAMFLNAEEIRYDLNPVDKAEQGWRVSIPVPDKVRPNDKLFKLVTK, via the coding sequence ATGAACAAGAATACAAATGATTTTGAGATAATGGCACCTGTAGGCTCACGAGAGTCACTTGCAGCTGCCATCAATGCCGGAGCTAACTCTGTTTACTTCGGTATCGGAAAGCTGAATATGCGTTCGCATTCAGCTAACCACTTCACCATCGACGACCTCAAGGAGATTGCCGAGACTTGTAACGCAAAGGGAATACAGACTTATCTGACTGTAAACACAGTAATCTATGGCGAGGATATTGAGACTATGCACGAGATTATCGATGCTGCTAAGGCTGCAAATATCACTGCTGTCATCGCCAGTGACGTTGCTGTAATGATGTATTGCCGTCAAGTGGGGGTTGAGGTTCACCTCTCAACACAGCTGAATATCTCTAATATTGACGCCCTGAAGTTCTACGCTCAGTTTGCTGATGTTGCCGTATTAGCACGCGAGCTGAATATGGATCAGGTGAAGGAGATACACGAACAGATTATCAAACAGAATATCTGCGGACCAAAGGGACAGCCTATTCGTATCGAGATGTTCTGCCATGGTGCGTTCTGTATGGCGATTTCGGGCAAGTGTTATATGAGTCTTCACGACTCTAACCGCTCTGCTAATCGTGGTGCTTGCACCCAGATATGCCGCCGTAGCTATACGGTTACAGACAATGAGACGGGCAATCAGTTAGAGATTGACAACAAGTACATTATGAGTCCTAAGGACTTAAAGAGTGTTCGCTTCATTGATAAGATGATGGATGCTGGTGTACGTGTGTTCAAGATTGAGGGGCGTGCGCGTGGACCAGAGTATGTTCACACTGTTGTTAGCTGTTACAAGGAAGCTATCGAGAGTGTACTCAATGGTACATTCACCGAAGAAAAGAAAGACCAGTGGGACAAGCGACTCTCAACAGTCTTCAACCGTGGCTTCTGGGATGGCTACTATCAAGGTCAGAAGATGGGCGAATGGACAAAGGATTATGGCAATAAGGCTACAGAGAAGAAGGTACTCATCGGTAAGGTGATAAAGTATTTCTCTCGTCTTGGTGTGGCTGAGGTGGCTGTTGAGGCTAACACCTTCGCAAAGGGAGAGAAGCTTCTTATCACTGGTAACAGCACTGGAGCTATGTTCCTCAATGCTGAAGAGATTCGTTACGACCTCAATCCTGTTGATAAAGCAGAACAAGGCTGGCGCGTTTCAATCCCTGTACCAGACAAGGTACGCCCAAACGATAAACTGTTTAAGCTGGTAACGAAGTAA
- a CDS encoding ABC transporter ATP-binding protein — MKEFIHVLRRFVPPYKKYLVLSIIFNILSAFLNIFSFATLIPLLQILFKVDAGTGAMRAMAWSEGSFKEVLSNNADYYTQIYITSWGPTTVLLAIGLILAFMTFLKTGAYFLSSASIIPIRTGVVRDIRNQLYEKITSLSLGFFSEERKGDIIARMSGDVQEVDNSIMSSIDMLFKNPVLIIIYFTTLLVISWQLTLFTLIFVPIFGWFMGFVGRKLKQNSMTAQKLWSDTMSQVEETLGGLRVIKAFCAEGMMNERFDKINSEYRSDIMRVNIRQQLAHPMSEFLGTVMIVVVLWFGGTLVLGESPIISGPTFIYYLVILYSILNPLKEFSRAGYNIPKGLASMERIDKILQAEVKINDPENPVHIDSFEHEIEFRHVSFAYTDGKDDDGNTELHWVLKDINLVIPKGKTIALVGQSGSGKSTLLDLIPRYYDVQEGEILIDGINIKDLGVHDLRQLIGNVNQEAILFNDSFKNNISFGVNTTDEAIVEAAKIANAHEFIMHSERGYDTNIGDRGGRLSGGQRQRVSIARAILKNPPILILDEATSALDTESERLVQDALYKLMKTRTTIAVAHRLSTIKNSDEICVLHEGEIVERGTHEELMDIEGYYKKLHDMQEI, encoded by the coding sequence ATGAAGGAATTCATACACGTTTTACGCAGGTTCGTACCACCCTATAAGAAGTATCTTGTGCTGTCAATTATTTTTAATATATTGTCAGCCTTTCTCAATATATTCTCCTTTGCTACCCTTATCCCACTCCTTCAGATTCTTTTTAAGGTAGATGCTGGAACGGGTGCAATGCGTGCAATGGCTTGGAGCGAAGGCTCTTTCAAGGAGGTATTATCGAACAATGCAGATTATTACACGCAGATATACATCACCAGTTGGGGACCAACAACCGTCCTGTTGGCAATCGGTTTGATTCTTGCCTTTATGACTTTCCTAAAGACTGGTGCCTATTTCCTTTCTTCTGCATCAATCATTCCTATCCGAACAGGTGTAGTGCGTGACATTCGCAACCAACTCTATGAGAAGATTACATCCCTTTCTTTAGGCTTCTTTAGCGAGGAAAGAAAGGGAGACATCATCGCTCGTATGAGTGGTGACGTCCAGGAGGTTGACAACTCTATCATGTCATCTATCGACATGCTCTTTAAGAACCCTGTTCTTATCATCATTTACTTTACCACACTACTTGTTATTTCTTGGCAGTTGACACTCTTCACGCTCATCTTCGTGCCCATCTTCGGATGGTTTATGGGCTTTGTTGGTAGAAAGCTAAAGCAGAACAGTATGACAGCACAGAAGTTGTGGAGTGATACGATGAGTCAGGTGGAAGAGACCTTAGGCGGATTAAGAGTCATCAAAGCCTTCTGTGCTGAAGGAATGATGAACGAACGCTTTGATAAAATCAACTCAGAATACCGCAGCGACATCATGCGTGTGAACATTCGTCAGCAGTTAGCACATCCGATGAGTGAGTTTCTCGGAACGGTCATGATAGTTGTCGTACTTTGGTTTGGTGGTACCCTTGTCTTGGGCGAGTCACCAATTATCAGCGGTCCTACCTTTATCTACTATCTTGTTATCCTCTATAGCATTCTTAATCCATTGAAGGAATTCTCCCGTGCAGGTTACAACATTCCTAAAGGACTTGCCTCAATGGAGCGTATTGACAAGATTCTACAGGCAGAAGTGAAGATAAATGACCCAGAGAATCCAGTACATATTGATAGCTTCGAACATGAGATAGAGTTCCGCCATGTCAGCTTTGCCTATACTGATGGTAAGGATGATGATGGTAATACAGAACTTCACTGGGTATTGAAGGATATCAACCTCGTTATTCCAAAGGGTAAAACAATTGCTTTGGTAGGACAGAGTGGTAGCGGAAAGTCTACTTTGCTCGATCTTATCCCACGTTATTATGATGTGCAAGAAGGCGAAATTCTTATTGACGGAATCAATATTAAGGATTTAGGAGTACACGACCTTCGCCAGCTTATTGGTAATGTAAACCAAGAAGCAATCCTCTTCAACGATAGTTTCAAGAACAACATCTCCTTCGGTGTCAATACAACAGACGAAGCAATAGTCGAAGCTGCGAAGATTGCCAATGCCCATGAGTTTATCATGCATAGTGAGCGAGGATACGACACAAACATCGGTGACCGTGGTGGACGCCTCTCTGGTGGACAGCGTCAGCGTGTGAGTATTGCGCGTGCTATCCTTAAGAACCCTCCAATCCTTATCCTCGACGAAGCAACATCAGCCCTCGATACAGAGAGCGAGCGCCTTGTACAGGATGCCCTTTATAAGCTTATGAAGACGCGTACGACCATAGCTGTAGCACACCGCCTATCTACTATCAAGAATAGCGATGAGATTTGCGTGCTGCATGAAGGTGAGATAGTAGAGCGAGGTACGCACGAAGAGCTTATGGACATCGAAGGATACTATAAGAAACTGCATGATATGCAGGAGATATAA
- a CDS encoding RNA methyltransferase, which translates to MRKLRTIEMNRLSLDEFKEADKLPLIVVLDDVRSLHNVGSVFRSADAFRVEAVYLCGITATPPNAEIHKTALGGEDSVEWRYFERTEDAIEELHRQGVFVYSVEQVEGSTKLQDLNTQHPINTQHPTPNTQHPTPRYAIVMGNEVKGVKQSVVDMSDGCLEIPQFGTKHSLNVSVTTGIVIWEFARQLLIK; encoded by the coding sequence ATGAGAAAACTACGCACAATCGAGATGAATAGGCTTTCCCTTGACGAGTTTAAGGAAGCTGATAAACTACCACTCATCGTTGTATTAGACGATGTGCGGTCGTTACATAATGTGGGAAGTGTCTTCCGTTCGGCTGATGCTTTCCGTGTAGAGGCTGTCTATCTATGCGGTATTACCGCCACACCTCCTAACGCAGAGATTCATAAGACGGCACTTGGTGGTGAGGACTCGGTTGAATGGCGGTACTTTGAACGTACAGAGGATGCCATCGAAGAACTTCATCGTCAAGGCGTATTCGTGTATAGCGTAGAACAGGTGGAAGGCTCAACAAAGCTACAAGACCTCAACACACAGCACCCCATCAATACCCAACACCCAACACCCAACACCCAACACCCAACACCTCGCTACGCTATCGTCATGGGTAATGAGGTGAAAGGTGTAAAGCAGAGTGTCGTGGATATGAGCGACGGCTGTCTTGAAATTCCACAGTTCGGCACCAAACACTCACTGAACGTAAGTGTAACAACTGGTATTGTCATTTGGGAGTTTGCACGTCAGCTACTTATAAAGTAG
- a CDS encoding lysophospholipid acyltransferase family protein — protein MKKGLSYIAYALSYTFWYTMSLLPMSALYVFSDCLYLLVGKVVKYRHKVIWKNLKDSFPEKDEAELQRIERGFYHYFCDYLVETIKLLNMSKRELRQRMVFTGIEEMNELLEKGVSCAIYLGHYGNWELITSLPLWVSEKAQCCQVYHPLKNERFDKLFKSVREKHHALCIPMAETLRQVVSYRQKKQPIVIGYIADQAPFWNNIHHWVDFLNHDTPVLTGSERIIKKTGQAVFYGDVSRVRRGYYRCDFKLITTEPAKYKDWEITDKYFQLLEETIRRQPELYLWSHKRWKRTREEFNLRYDEKTGRVSLEPLDEIIRKKDKE, from the coding sequence ATGAAAAAAGGACTTTCTTATATTGCTTACGCACTATCATATACCTTTTGGTATACGATGTCTCTGCTACCTATGAGTGCTCTTTATGTTTTTTCTGACTGTCTTTATCTTTTGGTTGGAAAGGTAGTAAAGTATCGTCATAAGGTTATTTGGAAGAACCTCAAGGACAGTTTTCCAGAGAAAGATGAGGCTGAACTGCAGCGTATAGAACGTGGTTTTTATCATTACTTCTGTGATTATCTTGTAGAGACCATCAAGCTTCTCAATATGAGTAAGCGTGAACTTCGTCAGAGGATGGTTTTCACAGGAATAGAAGAAATGAACGAGTTACTTGAAAAAGGGGTGTCCTGTGCTATCTATTTGGGCCATTATGGTAATTGGGAATTAATAACATCCTTACCTTTATGGGTTTCTGAGAAGGCACAGTGCTGCCAAGTTTATCATCCGTTGAAGAACGAACGATTTGATAAACTCTTCAAGTCTGTACGCGAAAAACATCATGCACTTTGTATTCCAATGGCAGAGACACTGCGACAAGTAGTTTCTTATCGCCAGAAGAAACAACCTATTGTGATTGGATATATCGCTGATCAGGCACCTTTCTGGAATAATATTCACCATTGGGTAGACTTCTTAAACCATGATACACCCGTCTTAACAGGTAGTGAACGTATCATAAAGAAGACAGGACAAGCCGTTTTCTATGGTGATGTCTCACGTGTGCGAAGAGGCTATTATCGGTGTGATTTTAAGTTGATTACCACTGAACCAGCAAAATATAAGGATTGGGAAATAACCGATAAATACTTTCAGTTGTTAGAAGAAACCATCCGTCGACAGCCAGAACTTTATCTTTGGAGTCATAAAAGATGGAAGCGTACGCGCGAAGAGTTTAACTTACGCTATGACGAGAAGACTGGAAGAGTAAGTTTAGAGCCATTGGATGAGATTATAAGGAAAAAAGATAAGGAATGA
- the miaB gene encoding tRNA (N6-isopentenyl adenosine(37)-C2)-methylthiotransferase MiaB: MKKLYIETYGCQMNVADSEVVASVMKMAGYDVCENEDEADAIFLNTCSVRENAENKIYNRLEALHAEQKKGRDLILGVLGCMAERVRDDLIQNHHANLVCGPDSYLNLPDMIAQCENGTNALDIELSTTETYRDVIPQRIGGNRVSGFVSIMRGCNNFCHYCIVPFTRGRERSRDVESILKEVKDLHDKGFKEVTLLGQNVNSYGLLPNGKRPENGVSFAELLHKVAQSVPDMRVRFTTSNPEDMTEDIIEAVATEPNLCNHIHFPAQSGSNSVLKLMNRKYTREDYLEKVAAIRRLIPDCGLTTDIFIGYHNESEEDFQQTLSLMREVGFDSAFMFKYSERPGTYAAKHLPDNVSEEEKIRRLNELIRLQTEISAEQNKKDEGKEFDILIERFGKRSREQLMGRTPQNKAVVMPRGNHHIGETVRVRITGSTSATLFGEEV, from the coding sequence ATGAAGAAACTATATATTGAGACATACGGCTGCCAAATGAATGTGGCAGACTCTGAAGTCGTGGCTTCAGTCATGAAGATGGCAGGCTATGACGTATGTGAGAATGAGGATGAAGCAGACGCAATCTTCCTTAATACCTGTTCTGTACGTGAGAACGCAGAGAACAAGATATACAATCGTTTAGAGGCTTTGCACGCTGAGCAGAAGAAAGGGCGCGACCTTATCTTGGGCGTGTTAGGATGTATGGCAGAGCGCGTAAGGGACGATTTAATTCAAAATCACCATGCCAACCTTGTGTGTGGACCAGACTCCTACCTCAACTTGCCTGATATGATAGCACAGTGTGAGAACGGTACGAATGCTTTGGATATCGAACTCTCTACCACTGAGACCTATCGTGATGTTATCCCACAGCGTATTGGTGGCAATAGAGTGTCGGGCTTCGTTAGTATCATGCGTGGTTGCAATAACTTCTGCCACTATTGTATCGTACCTTTCACCCGTGGTCGTGAACGTTCTCGTGATGTAGAGAGTATCTTGAAAGAGGTTAAAGACTTGCATGACAAGGGCTTTAAAGAGGTTACACTCTTGGGTCAGAACGTCAATTCATACGGCTTGTTGCCTAATGGAAAGCGTCCAGAGAATGGCGTTTCCTTTGCAGAATTGTTGCATAAGGTGGCACAGAGCGTACCAGATATGCGTGTGCGCTTCACGACTTCTAACCCAGAAGATATGACAGAGGATATCATTGAGGCGGTAGCTACCGAACCAAACCTCTGTAATCATATCCACTTCCCTGCACAGAGCGGTAGTAATAGCGTGCTGAAGTTGATGAATCGTAAATATACTCGTGAGGACTACCTTGAGAAAGTGGCTGCTATTCGTCGTCTTATTCCTGATTGTGGATTGACAACTGATATCTTTATTGGTTATCATAATGAGTCAGAAGAAGACTTCCAGCAAACGCTTTCATTGATGCGAGAGGTAGGTTTCGATTCAGCCTTTATGTTCAAGTACTCTGAGCGACCAGGTACTTATGCTGCAAAGCACCTCCCTGATAATGTATCAGAGGAAGAGAAGATTCGTCGTTTGAATGAGTTGATTCGCCTTCAGACCGAAATCTCTGCCGAACAGAACAAGAAAGACGAGGGCAAAGAGTTTGATATCCTCATCGAACGCTTTGGAAAACGTAGTCGTGAACAGCTGATGGGACGTACTCCACAGAACAAGGCTGTAGTCATGCCACGTGGCAATCATCATATTGGTGAGACGGTCCGTGTACGCATCACAGGCTCAACCAGTGCTACACTCTTTGGAGAAGAAGTGTAA